A genomic window from Cricetulus griseus strain 17A/GY chromosome 4, alternate assembly CriGri-PICRH-1.0, whole genome shotgun sequence includes:
- the Hes1 gene encoding transcription factor HES-1 isoform X2, with protein MPADIMEKNSSSPVAATPASVNTTPDKPKTASEHRKSSKPIMEKRRRARINESLSQLKTLILDALKKDSSRHSKLEKADILEMTVKHLRNLQRAQMTAALSTDPSVLGKYRAGFSECMNEVTRFLSTCEGVNTEVRTRLLGHLANCMTQINAMTYPGQPHPALQAPPPPPSGPGGPQHAPFAPPPPLVPIPGGAAPPPGSAPCKLGSQAGEAAKVFGGFQVVPAPDGQFAFLIPNGAFAHSGPVIPVYTSNSGTSVGPNAVSPSSGSSLTADSMWRPWRN; from the exons atgccagCTGATATAATGGAGAAAAATTCCTCGTCCCCGGTGGCTGCTACCCCAGCCAGTGTCAACACGACACCGGACAAACCAAAGACCGCCTCTGAGCACAGAAAG tcaTCAAAGCCTATCATGGAGAAGAGACGAAGGGCAAGAATAAACGAAAGTCTGAGCCAGCTGAAAACACTGATTTTGGATGCACTTAAGAAAGAT AGCTCCCGGCATTCCAAGCTGGAGAAGGCAGACATTCTGGAGATGACAGTGAAGCACCTCCGGAACCTGCAGCGGGCGCAGATGACCG CCGCGCTCAGCACAGACCCGAGTGTGTTGGGGAAGTACCGCGCCGGCTTCAGCGAGTGCATGAACGAGGTGACCCGCTTCCTGTCCACGTGTGAGGGCGTTAACACCGAGGTGCGCACTCGGCTGCTGGGCCACCTGGCCAACTGCATGACCCAGATCAACGCCATGACCTACCCCGGGCAGCCGCACCCCGCCTTGCAGGCGCCGCCGCCGCCCCCGTCAGGACCCGGCGGCCCCCAGCACGCGCCGTTCGCGCCGCCGCCACCGCTCGTGCCCATCCCCGGGGGCGCGGCGCCCCCTCCCGGCAGCGCACCCTGCAAGTTGGGCAGCCAGGCTGGAGAGGCTGCCAAGGTTTTTGGCGGTTTCCAGGTGGTGCCGGCTCCTGACGGCCAATTTGCCTTCCTCATCCCCAACGGGGCCTTCGCCCACAGCGGCCCAGTCATCCCAGTCTACACCAGCAACAGCGGGACCTCGGTTGGTCCTAACGCAGTGTCTCCTTCCAGCGGTTCCTCCCTCACTGCGGACTCCATGTGGAGGCCGTGGCGGAACTGA